DNA from Thiomicrorhabdus sp. Kp2:
ACGTTTGACTCTTCAGATGCGCTTAAAGCATCACTAATCGAGCGCTCTAATGATTTAATTCAAGAGTACTATCAATACAACCCAATCAGTAAAATGCACTTTAATAACCAGTTAATGAACCTTGTTAAAGAACATGGTGCAAATGCCTTTGTTACCATGCCAGGACAAGAAGCCATTGTTAAGCTTTTTGTTGAAGGCAGTGAAGTGATTGTCGAAACCAATGAAAGCCCTAGATTCAAATATGGCTTTTGCTATGTTTTGAATGAAAAGTTATTGCCGCAAGCTGTCGAAAACAAAGTAAAAAACTGGGTCAGCTCAGGTAGTGCTTATGATGACTATATCAGTGTTAACGTTTGCCGTTTTAGTAGCGCTGATATGGAAGTAGAAGATACCAGTTCTTATTCAGGTTCGTTATAGTTTTGTCATATTTCCACAAAAAAGGGCGGTTTAACCGCCCTTTTTTGTTTCTAACATAACTGAATAACTTTTATTGAGCTAATAAATTACTCAAAACCCTACGGGCATCTTTTGCGAGTTCAGGCTGACTGCCTTCTAACATATTAATAATCGTGATGGTAAGCTCTTGGGCAGCCCCCTCTTTAAATCCACGGTCGTTTTCCAATATCTCAAACACTTGATCTAATGCCTCTTCATACGCATGTTCAGCAACATAACATACTGCTAAATAAAGCCGAGCTTCATAATCTTCTGGGGTCTCTTCAACTGTTTTTAGCAGACTTACCAGGCCTGGTGTCTTGGTCGCTAAATCCTTAAATGTCATTTGCCCTATAATCGCCTTGCCGATTTCTGAATTTTTATCTTTGTCTGGTAAACGATTAAACAGCGATTTCGCTTCTGTAAGTTCATTTATGTCGAGCAATATTTGAATCATATCTAACGCGACACGCGTATTGCTAGGATCGCTCTGAATCGCTTCAGTCAGTAACTTAATCGCCCCTGCAGTATCTCCATTTAAATGACTTGTCTTAGCTTGTTCACGCATCTCATCTGATGCCTTATAAATACCGTAGGATTTTAATAAGGCGGCCAATTCAGCTTCTTCAAGCAATCCAACTTCTTGATGAACCATCTCTCCATCTTTAAATACTTTTAAAGTTGGTACATTAACAATCTCATATTGCTCACGTAAATCTGTTTCCATATCAATATCTACACGTGCCAATAGAAACTGCCCTGCAAAGTCCTCTGCAAAGTTAGTAAGCAGGTTTTCTAACTGAATACACATACCCAAACTCGGACTCATAAAAAGAGTGAAAACAGGAAGCTTATACGAATTCATTAAAACAACTGAATTAAAGTTACTTTGAGAAATTTCAAAGTTTAATACTTGATTACTACTCATTTTGGTACCTGTGTAACGAATTATTTATCCTATTATAACAGTGCTTTTAAACGGAACTATTACATGCCGTTATGTTCTTTATAAACCATTCCTGTAATAAACCCTAGATACAAAAAAGCCCGCATGAAGCGGGCCTTTAATCAATTCATAACTAACGGTTATTATTTAACAGTTTGGTTTAATGAACCAGAAGCGTAACGGGCTTGCATCTCTTCTAAACCAAGTGACTTGATTTTAGAACCGTGACCAGCACAACCAAATGCTTCAAAACGTGCTTTACAGATTTCCATCATCGCATTTTCTGCCGCATTGTAGAATTTACGAGGATCGAAGTTAGACGTATTTTCTGAAAGGTGCTTACGGATTGCACCAGTAGAAGCCATACGTAAGTCAGTATCGATGTTTACTTTACGAACACCATATTTAATACCTTCAACGATTGCTTCAACAGGAACACCATAAGTTTGACCCATATCACCACCGTAGTTGTTGATGATTTCTAACCACTCTTCAGGAACAGAAGAAGAACCGTGCATTACGATGTGAGTATCAGGAATACGCTCGTGGATTTTTTTGATTTGGTCAATTTTTAGTACATCATCAGAAGGCTTAGAAGTAAACTTGTAAGCACCGTGAGAAGTACCAACCGCAACTGCTAAACAGTCAACGTTAGTATCTTTAACAAACTGTGCCGCTTCTTCAGGATCCGTTAATAGGCTATGCATATCTAACTTCTCGTCAGAACCGTGACCATCTTCTTCACCCATCATTCCAGTTTCCAATGAACCTAGGCACCCTAGTTCACCTTCAACAGAAACACCACCAGCGTGAGCGATTTTAACCACTTCAGCAGTGATACCCGCATTGTACTCATAAGAAGCAGGAGTCTTCATATCAGCTTCTAAAGAACCATCCATCATTACAGATGTGAAACCAGACTGGATTGCACGTAGACATACGCCAACATCAGAACCGTGATCCTGGTGCATTACAACTGGAACGTTAGGGAACATTTCAACCGCAGCAGCGATCATGTGACGAAGCATTGGCTCACCAGCGTACTTACGTGCACCTGCAGAACCCTGAAGGATTACTGGAGAATCTACAGCGTCAGCAGCGCGCATGATGGCACGAACTTGTTCCATGTTGTTTACGTTAAACGCAGGCATACCGAAGTTATTTTCTGCTGCGTAGTCCATTAATTCACGAAGTGTAATCATCGCCATGTGCGAGACTCCTCTAGTTGGTTTTCAAAAAAGTTATCTTTGTATTTTAACAAGCTTTTCATAAACTCGCCAATTTGAATTCACTCAAAATCTCTTTAGTTGAGTGCTTCTAACAAAGCTTAAAATTATGGAAGTTTTACAATTTCCATTTTGTTTGTTCCACCCATAGTGCCATTAACTTCACCACGAGTCATAAGAATAAGATCACCAGATTTAGCGATACCAAATTCTTTAATGCGATCCATAATCGATGCTTTGACTTCTTCATCATTTAAACCATCATAAGTCAGGCTTGATGGATATACACCACGGAAAAGAGTTACTTTACGACGTGTATCCAAGTGCGGTGTCATTGCAATAATCGGCATACCTGAACTGATACGTGACATCAATAATGCCGTGTTACCTGATTCAGTTAACGCTGCAATACATTTCACATCAAAGTGGTTAGCCGCATACATAGTTGCCATTGCAATGGTTTCATCCACCGCCGTGAATGATTCATCAATACGGTGAGTAGATTCACGAGAAGTGCGTGACTTCTCTGCTTCACGACAGATATTTCCCATGGTTTCAATAACCAAACTTGGAGAATGTCCAGTTGCTGTTTCACCAGAAAGCATAACCGCATCTGTACCATCCATTACCGCATTAGCTACGTCAAATACTTCTGCACGAGTAGGGATAGCATTATCAATCATCGTTTCCATCATCTGTGTAGCCGTAATAGTGACACGGTTAAGCTGACGAGCACGTTTGATCATTTTTTTCTGTAATGCAGGTAATTGTGCATCACCGACTTCTACACCTAAGTCACCACGAGCAATCATGATAACGTCAGAAGCTAGGATAATACCGTCAAGAGTCGCATCGTCTGCAACCGCTTCCGCACGTTCTACTTTAGAAACAATGCTACAGTTCAAGCCTGCTTTAGAAGCTAAAGAGCGGCAATATTCAACATCTTCTGCAGAACGTGGGAAAGACAATGCTAGATAATCTGCATTAATTTCAGCTGCCGTAATAATGTCTTCTTTATCTTTATCCGTTAGAGCCGCGGCCGATAAACCACCACCAGCAAGGTTAATACCCTTGTTGTTAGATAGAGCACCACCCACAATCGTGGTGGTATTAACACGCTCACCTTCTACATTATCTACTTGAAAAACCAAGCGGCCATCGTCAAGCAGTAACTTATCACCAGGCTTTACATCATAAGGTAGGTTTTTGTAGGTCAAACCAACTTCATGTTGATTACCGTCGTTATTACCTACCCCGTTATCAAATGCAAATTTATCACCTGCCTGTAAGAAAACTTTGTCATCCGCAAATCGTGCAATACGAATTTTAGGCCCTTGAAGGTCAACGAGAACACCCACTTGTCTATCGAACTTTTCAGCGATATCACGAACCGCTTGAGCACGTTCGATATGTTCTTGAGGATTACCGTGAGACATATTGATACGTACAACGTCTACACCTGCTTTAATAATTTTTTCTAATTCACCTTCACGATCCGTAGCAGGACCTAAAGTTGCAACAATTTTTGTTCTTCTTAAACCACTTGGCATTTTGTTTTTTCTACCTTATAAAAATTTGAACTTGTTAGTGTCCAAAAAAGATGTCTCGCAAAATAAACTCCGACCTAACTTAACAGCCAATCTTTTGGCTGAGGTGTCTAAAGTGTTATTTACCGAGTCACCCTCTTTAGTGAACCTTTTTAATCTAACAAAGTTATATGACAATAAAATTAAAACGACTCAAAGCCTTTGAATCGTTTAGTTTTACCAGGCCTGGTAGATTCAACCTTACCAGGCCTGGTAACTTATTCGTAAAACGAATTATTTTGCAGCTGCAGCTTCTAACATAGTAACTGCTGGTAGCTCTTTACCTTCTAAGAATTCCAAGAAAGCACCGCCACCCGTAGAGATGTAAGAAACTTTATCTGCAATGTTGTACTTATCGATAGCCGCTAAAGTATCACCACCACCTGCGATAGAGAAAGCTGAAGATTCCGCAATCGCCATAGAGATCGCTTTAGTTCCTTCACCAAACTGATCGAATTCGAAAACACCTACTGGACCGTTCCATACAACAGTTCCCGCGTTTTTGATGATTTCCGCTAGTTCAGCCGCTGAATCAGGACCGATATCGAAAATCATATCGTCATCAGAAACTTCAGAAACATTTTTAGTTTCTGCAGCTGCAGACTCAGAGAATTCTTTACCACAAACAACGTCAGAAGCTAAAGGAATCGCCGCACCACGTGCTTCCATGATTTCGTTTAGTTTCTTACAAGTAGGGACTAGGTCCGTTTCAGAAAGTGATTTACCAACGTTATAACCTGCCGCTTCGATGAACGTGTTAGCAATACCACCACCTACAACTAACTGATCAACTTTCTCAGAAAGTGACTCAAGAACCGTTAACTTAGTAGAAACTTTAGAACCACCAACAATCGCAACCATTGGACGAGCTGGGTTATGTAAAGCCTTACCTAGAGCATCTAATTCTGCTGCCAATAAAGGACCTGCACAAGCCGTATCAGCATATGCACCTGCACCATGAGTAGAAGCTTGAGCACGGTGAGCCGTACCGAAAGCATCCATTACATAAACATCACAAAGTGCTGCGTATTTTTTAGATAATTCTTCAGTGTTTTTCTTCTCACCAACGTTGAAACGAACGTTTTCTAAAAGAACCACTTCACCGTCAGCGACATCAAAACCACCATCTAGGTAATCTTTAACAAGACGAACTTCTTTACCTAGTTTAGCTGAAAGATCAGCCGCAACAGGAGCAAGAGAGAACTCTTCTTCATATTCACCTTCAGTAGGACGTCCAAGGTGAGACATTAGCATTACCTTAGCACCAGCGTCAGCTGCCATTTTGATTGTAGGTAATGAAGCACGGATACGCGCATCAGAAGTTACTTTACCGTCTTTAACTGGAACGTTAAGGTCTTCACGAATCAATACGCGTTTACCAGCTAAATCTAGATCAGACATCTTAATTACAGACATGTTGAGTCCTCAAGTTTAAGGCTGTTTACAGAAATGTAACAGCATTCGATTAACAATTAAATTTACTTTTTTATACTCAGAAAAAACCAAATACAAACAAGAAAATTTAATTTGGAGAGATAACTCCCTCCAAATTAATAACAATAAGAGTTGCTGTAAAGCAACAAGAATGGAATTTGTGAGTTCAGTGGTGCTGGTAATTCAAGGCTGGCGGAGGGCGTGTGCAAATGGCACACAACCGACAACTAACGCAGAAGTACCAGTGCTAATGAACTCACAAAACCATTACTTGCCTACGTGCTCTACTACTCTCATCATGTTGCATGTATAGCCGTACTCGTTATCGTACCAAGCAACCACTTTAACGAAAGTAGAATCTAGAGCGATACCTGCTTTAGCGTCGAAGATAGATGGGTGAGAATCACCACGGAAATCAGTAGAAACGTTCGCTTCTTCTGTGTAACCTAATACACCTGCCATTTCACCTTCAGAAGCTTTCTTCATTGCTGCACAAATATCTTCGTATGAAGCTTCTTTGTTTAGTTCAACTGTTAAGTCAACAACAGAAACGTCAGAAGTAGGTACACGGAAAGCCATACCAGTTAATTTACCGTTAAGTTCTGGAAGAACAACACCTACCGCTTTAGCCGCACCCGTTGAAGATGGAATGATATTCTCAAGAATACCACGACCACCACGCCAGTCTTTCATTGAAGGACCATCAACAGTTTTCTGAGTAGCTGTTGCAGCGTGAACAGTAGTCATAAGACCACGTTTGATACCGAAGTTGTCGTTAAGTACTTTAGCAACAGGAGCTAGACCGTTAGTTGTACAAGAAGCCGCAGAAACGATTGCTTCACCTTTATATTCGTTATGGTTAACACCATATACGAACATTGGAGTGTGATCTTTAGAAGGAGCAGACTGAACTACTTTCTTAGCACCCGCTTCGATGTGTGCTTGACAAGATTCTTCAGTTAGGAAGAAACCAGTACATTCGATAACTAGGTCAGCACCTACATCAGACCAAGCTAGGTCAGCTGGGTTACGCTCAGCTGTGATACGGATAGTCTTACCGTTAACAACTAGGTTTCCGTCTTTAACTTCAACTTCACCGTCAAAACGTCCGTGTACTGAATCATACTTTAGCATGTATGCTAGGTATTCAGGATCTAGTAAGTCATTGATTGCAACAACTTCGATGTTTTGAAAATCTTGTGCTGCTGCACGGAAAGCCATACGACCGATACGGCCGAAACCGTTAATACCAACTTTAATAGTCATTGAGTTTTACTCCAATTGTTACCAGGCCTGCTAAATAATTACCAGGCCTGACTTAATAAAAAATTTAAAGATTTATCTAGTAAACAACTTAGCCATCATTAAAAGATGGCTAATGGATTATTTACCTAATACTTTTTTCGCTGTAGCAACAACGTTCTCTACTGTGAAACCGAACTCTTTGAATAGCTCGTCAGCTGGTGCTGATTCACCGAAAGTAGTCATACAAACTGTACCACCCTCAAGACCAACGTATTTATACCAACCGTCAGCCACACCCGCTTCGATTGCAACACGCTTAACACCTGGAATAAGTACAGAATCTTTATACGCTTGATCTTGCTCATCATAAGCATCAGTACAAGGCATAGAAACGATACGAACGTTTTCCTCCATTGCTTCAGCCGCTTCAACCGCTAGACCCACTTCAGAACCTGTAGCGATAAAGATAATATCTGGCGTACCAGCAGTATCTTTAAGTACATAACCACCTTTTTCGATGTTCTTAACTTGCTCAGGTGTACGCTCCATTGGCTCAAGAGCCTGACGAGAGAATACTAATGCCGTTGGTGCGTCACTACGCATGATGGCACGTTTCCAAGAAACTGCCGACTCAACCGCATCACAACCACGCCAAGTTTGGAAGTTAGGGATAACACGCATTGTCGCTAACTGCTCAACAGGCTGGTGAGTAGGACCATCTTCACCTAGACCGATAGAGTCATGAGTGTAAACATAGATAGTACCGATTTTCATCAATGCAGACATTCTTAGCGCGTTTCTCATAAACTCCATAAACATGAAGAATGTTCCACCGAATACTTTGAAACCACCGTGAAGAACCATACCGTTCATCATGTGAGCCATACCGAATTCACGAACACCCCAAGACAGGTAGTTACCGTTCGCGTTTTCTTTGTTTACCTTAACCATCTTAGACCAGTTAGTTAAGTTAGAACCTGTTAAGTCAGCAGAACCACCGAACATCTCTGGTAATAAGTTACCTAGCTCTTCGATTGTTTTCTGTGAAGCTTGACGAGAAGCTAACTTAGGCATCTCTGCTTGAGTCTTAGCGATGAACGCATCCATATCCATTTCAAAGTTAGCTGGTAATTCACCAGACATACGACGAACAAACTCAGCTGCTTCAGCTGGGTAAGCCGCTTTATAAGCTGCAAACTTCTCATTCCAAGCCGCTTCATCTTTAGCGCCTTGTGCTTTATGATCCCAACCAGCATAGATATCTTCAGGAATTTCAAACGGAGCTGCAGTCCAACCTAGTTCTTTACGAACTAAATCAATCTCGTCGTCACCTAAAGGTGCACCGTGACAAGAGTAAGTACCACACTTGTTAGGAGAACCGAAACCGATTACCGTCTTAGTACAGATTAAAGTAGGCTTATCAGTTACTTTCTTAGCTTCTTCGATTGCTGCATTGATTGCATCAGCATCATGACCATCAACGTTAGGAATAACGTGCCAATCATAAGATACGAAACGACCAGGAACACCTTTTTCCATCCAGTCACCGATATTACCATCGATAGAGATATCGTTGTCATCCCAGAAAGCGATTAACTTACCAAGACCTAAAGTACCTGCCATTGCACACGCTTCGTGTGAAAGACCTTCCATTAAACAACCATCACCCATGAATACATAAGTGTTGTGATCTACGATTTCGTGACCAGGCTTATTAAACTGTGCCGCTAAAGTGCGCTCAGCGATTGCCATACCAACAGCGTTGGTAATACCCTGACCTAGAGGACCTGTAGTCGTTTCAATCCCTTCTGCATAACCATACTCTGGGTGACCAGCCGTCTTAGCGTGTAGCTGACGGAACTGTTTGATGTCGTCCATGCTTAGGTCGTAACCAGATAGGTGTAATAGAGAATACATAAGCATTGAACCATGACCGTTTGAAAGTACAAAACGATCGCGGTCTGCCCACTTAGAGTTTGTCGGATTGAATTTCATGTGGCTGTTCCACAATACTTCAGCGATATCCGCCATACCCATTGGAGCACCTGGGTGACCAGAATTTGCTTTTTGAACTGCATCCATACTTAACGCACGGATTGCATTTGCTAAATCTCTACGAGTTGCCATACAACTTCCTCAACTATTTTAAAAATTCGGTACTTGCGGGATAAACTTATTGAAGTTTCAGAGGGTTAATATCAACATCATCTGATGAGTAAATAAGGACTTCAATAATTACCGCAATATAAATTTGGACGATTATTCTCTCTCAAAATGACAAAATCATCAAGTTTTCTTATCTATTGATTGCTTTTATTTAACAAAAAAAACAAATAAAGACGGTTTTTACAAAACCTAAATGACTATAAAGTCTCTATTTAGAACAAAGAGTTATTTAAACTCAAACAAACAATAATGCTTTTGCAATATAAAAAACCCAGGCTAAACCTGGGTTAAAGAGTCATTAAACTATTATGACAGCTACATAACAGCAGATACAGCGTCCGCTTCATTAACTGGAGGCATAGAATTTTTACCACGTTTTTCCATTAAATTTTCATAAATTGACAGCATTGCCGGCAATACCAACAAAATTAAAAAGGTTGAAAACATCAAACCAAAGGCAATCGCTGTTGCCATAGGAATTAAGAACTGCGCCTGTAATGACGTTTCAAACAGGAGCGGGGTTAAACCTGCAATCGTTGTAAGCGACGTTAAGATTACCGCTCGCACTCTTTGCACTGCCGCTTCTTCTAACGCTTTATTAATTCCTAGGCCTGACGCTCTCAGCGATTTATAAAAACTCACCAAAATAATGGAATCATTGACCACTATTCCCGACAAACCAAAAAAGCCAAACATTGACAAAATAGTCATATCTAAGCCCATCCACCAATGCCCTAGAATCGCCCCCACTAAACCAAATGGAATCGCCATCATCACCACCAAAGGCCAACCATAAGAGCCAAACACCCAAGCCAGTACAATATAAATCATCGACAAACCAATCAATAAACCGACTTTCATATCATCCATCGTTTCAGCTTGACGTTTATTCTGCCCTTCAATGGTATAACTAATACCATATTTGCGCTCCAACTCAGGTAGCGCTGTTTGTTGTAAACTCTCCAGTATTTGATTGGCGTTATTGGCATTAGAGTCAACATCACCCACTACAGTAACGGCAAGCTGCCCATCCACATGGCGCATAGCATCAAAGCCTTGCTGAGTAGTCCAACTGGCAACTGAATTTAATGGCACACGTTCACCGCTAGGTGAGACCACCTGCATTTTATTAATTGAAGCTAAAGAGACCTGTTCCGATACTGGGTACTGCACACGCACCTCAACCTCATCTTCACCATCAGTGAAAATTTGCACTAATCGGCCAGAAAAGGCATCCGACAACTGACGACCTAAAGAGACATAAGTAAATCCTAACGCCTCCCCTTGAGGAGTAAGCTGATAGATTAATTGATCTCGACCAAATGGCAGGTCATCACGCACCCCACTAACACCTTGTATCTGCTGTAATACTTGCTCTAAATCTAAAGCGGCTTCTTTAAGTTTTAAAGGCTCAGCGCCAAACAGACGAACATCGACATCACTCCCAGGTGGCCCTGCTCTTGGCGCACTAATGGTTAAAGTATCCAGGCCTGGTGCCATGCCCGCCTTTTCTTGCCAAACCTTTACAAACTCCGCATTTCGTGTGGCT
Protein-coding regions in this window:
- a CDS encoding tetratricopeptide repeat protein, which encodes MSSNQVLNFEISQSNFNSVVLMNSYKLPVFTLFMSPSLGMCIQLENLLTNFAEDFAGQFLLARVDIDMETDLREQYEIVNVPTLKVFKDGEMVHQEVGLLEEAELAALLKSYGIYKASDEMREQAKTSHLNGDTAGAIKLLTEAIQSDPSNTRVALDMIQILLDINELTEAKSLFNRLPDKDKNSEIGKAIIGQMTFKDLATKTPGLVSLLKTVEETPEDYEARLYLAVCYVAEHAYEEALDQVFEILENDRGFKEGAAQELTITIINMLEGSQPELAKDARRVLSNLLAQ
- the fba gene encoding class II fructose-bisphosphate aldolase (catalyzes the reversible aldol condensation of dihydroxyacetonephosphate and glyceraldehyde 3-phosphate in the Calvin cycle, glycolysis, and/or gluconeogenesis), with the protein product MAMITLRELMDYAAENNFGMPAFNVNNMEQVRAIMRAADAVDSPVILQGSAGARKYAGEPMLRHMIAAAVEMFPNVPVVMHQDHGSDVGVCLRAIQSGFTSVMMDGSLEADMKTPASYEYNAGITAEVVKIAHAGGVSVEGELGCLGSLETGMMGEEDGHGSDEKLDMHSLLTDPEEAAQFVKDTNVDCLAVAVGTSHGAYKFTSKPSDDVLKIDQIKKIHERIPDTHIVMHGSSSVPEEWLEIINNYGGDMGQTYGVPVEAIVEGIKYGVRKVNIDTDLRMASTGAIRKHLSENTSNFDPRKFYNAAENAMMEICKARFEAFGCAGHGSKIKSLGLEEMQARYASGSLNQTVK
- the pyk gene encoding pyruvate kinase is translated as MPSGLRRTKIVATLGPATDREGELEKIIKAGVDVVRINMSHGNPQEHIERAQAVRDIAEKFDRQVGVLVDLQGPKIRIARFADDKVFLQAGDKFAFDNGVGNNDGNQHEVGLTYKNLPYDVKPGDKLLLDDGRLVFQVDNVEGERVNTTTIVGGALSNNKGINLAGGGLSAAALTDKDKEDIITAAEINADYLALSFPRSAEDVEYCRSLASKAGLNCSIVSKVERAEAVADDATLDGIILASDVIMIARGDLGVEVGDAQLPALQKKMIKRARQLNRVTITATQMMETMIDNAIPTRAEVFDVANAVMDGTDAVMLSGETATGHSPSLVIETMGNICREAEKSRTSRESTHRIDESFTAVDETIAMATMYAANHFDVKCIAALTESGNTALLMSRISSGMPIIAMTPHLDTRRKVTLFRGVYPSSLTYDGLNDEEVKASIMDRIKEFGIAKSGDLILMTRGEVNGTMGGTNKMEIVKLP
- a CDS encoding phosphoglycerate kinase, with translation MSVIKMSDLDLAGKRVLIREDLNVPVKDGKVTSDARIRASLPTIKMAADAGAKVMLMSHLGRPTEGEYEEEFSLAPVAADLSAKLGKEVRLVKDYLDGGFDVADGEVVLLENVRFNVGEKKNTEELSKKYAALCDVYVMDAFGTAHRAQASTHGAGAYADTACAGPLLAAELDALGKALHNPARPMVAIVGGSKVSTKLTVLESLSEKVDQLVVGGGIANTFIEAAGYNVGKSLSETDLVPTCKKLNEIMEARGAAIPLASDVVCGKEFSESAAAETKNVSEVSDDDMIFDIGPDSAAELAEIIKNAGTVVWNGPVGVFEFDQFGEGTKAISMAIAESSAFSIAGGGDTLAAIDKYNIADKVSYISTGGGAFLEFLEGKELPAVTMLEAAAAK
- the gap gene encoding type I glyceraldehyde-3-phosphate dehydrogenase; amino-acid sequence: MTIKVGINGFGRIGRMAFRAAAQDFQNIEVVAINDLLDPEYLAYMLKYDSVHGRFDGEVEVKDGNLVVNGKTIRITAERNPADLAWSDVGADLVIECTGFFLTEESCQAHIEAGAKKVVQSAPSKDHTPMFVYGVNHNEYKGEAIVSAASCTTNGLAPVAKVLNDNFGIKRGLMTTVHAATATQKTVDGPSMKDWRGGRGILENIIPSSTGAAKAVGVVLPELNGKLTGMAFRVPTSDVSVVDLTVELNKEASYEDICAAMKKASEGEMAGVLGYTEEANVSTDFRGDSHPSIFDAKAGIALDSTFVKVVAWYDNEYGYTCNMMRVVEHVGK
- the tkt gene encoding transketolase — translated: MATRRDLANAIRALSMDAVQKANSGHPGAPMGMADIAEVLWNSHMKFNPTNSKWADRDRFVLSNGHGSMLMYSLLHLSGYDLSMDDIKQFRQLHAKTAGHPEYGYAEGIETTTGPLGQGITNAVGMAIAERTLAAQFNKPGHEIVDHNTYVFMGDGCLMEGLSHEACAMAGTLGLGKLIAFWDDNDISIDGNIGDWMEKGVPGRFVSYDWHVIPNVDGHDADAINAAIEEAKKVTDKPTLICTKTVIGFGSPNKCGTYSCHGAPLGDDEIDLVRKELGWTAAPFEIPEDIYAGWDHKAQGAKDEAAWNEKFAAYKAAYPAEAAEFVRRMSGELPANFEMDMDAFIAKTQAEMPKLASRQASQKTIEELGNLLPEMFGGSADLTGSNLTNWSKMVKVNKENANGNYLSWGVREFGMAHMMNGMVLHGGFKVFGGTFFMFMEFMRNALRMSALMKIGTIYVYTHDSIGLGEDGPTHQPVEQLATMRVIPNFQTWRGCDAVESAVSWKRAIMRSDAPTALVFSRQALEPMERTPEQVKNIEKGGYVLKDTAGTPDIIFIATGSEVGLAVEAAEAMEENVRIVSMPCTDAYDEQDQAYKDSVLIPGVKRVAIEAGVADGWYKYVGLEGGTVCMTTFGESAPADELFKEFGFTVENVVATAKKVLGK